Proteins found in one Pseudorasbora parva isolate DD20220531a chromosome 11, ASM2467924v1, whole genome shotgun sequence genomic segment:
- the qdpra gene encoding quinoid dihydropteridine reductase a, with protein sequence MAAANRVLVYGGKGALGSACVHYFKSKGWWVASIDIVANEEANANVLVKLCESFTDQAAQVTSDVAILLGEHKVDAIVCVAGGWAGGNCSSKDLYKNTDMMWKQSVWTSTISSHLASLHLKPGGLLTLSGAKASLDGTPGMVGYGMAKAAVHQLCKSLAGENSGLPSGAGAVAILPVTLDTPMNRKFMPDADFGSWTPLEYIAETFYGWATGSDRPASGSLIQLVTTGGKTEASAAQ encoded by the exons ATGGCAGCTGCGAACCGTGTCCTTGTTTACGGAGGAAAAGGAGCTCTCGGCTCGGCATGTGTGCATTATTTTAAGTCGAAAGGCTGG tGGGTTGCCAGCATTGACATTGTAGCGAATGAAGAAGCGAACGCAAACGTTCTGGTGAAGCTCTGCGAGTCATTCACTGATCAAGCCGCGCAG GTAACATCTGATGTAGCCATATTACTGGGGGAACACAAGGTTGATGCCATTGTTTGTGTGGCTGGAGGATGGGCTGGAGGAAATTGTAGCTCAAAAG ACTTGTATAAGAACACTGATATGATGTGGAAACAGAGTGTCTGGACCTCAACCATTTCCAGTCATCTTGCATCGCTCCATCTGAAGCCAGGAGGCCTGCTAACTCTCTCTGGAGCAAAGGCCTCACTGGATGGCACTCCAG GAATGGTTGGGTACGGCATGGCCAAGGCTGCAGTCCATCAGTTGTGCAAAAGTCTGGCTGGCGAGAACAGCGGTCTTCCATCTGGAGCTGGAGCTGTGGCCATTCTTCC GGTTACCTTGGATACACCAATGAACAGAAAATTCATGCCTGACGCAGATTTTGGGAGTTGGACACCGCTGGAATACATCGCAGA AACCTTCTACGGCTGGGCCACTGGGTCAGATCGGCCAGCCTCAGGCAGCCTTATACAGTTGGTGACGACTGGGGGGAAAACCGAGGCCTCGGCGGCCCAGTAA